The DNA region CTAAGACGTATTGTGATAGTTCGAAGGCCTTTTTTAGGTATTGTTGTAATTGATCCTTCTTTGTCACAGGATAACAACCAACACTAGAACCCTGTGATGCCGCTTTGATAAAAGCACCTTGATGGAGATCAAAAAAATCATGGGCCTTCTGTACTGTAGCTGTCGTTAGTTCATCCAAAAAGAGAAAGGGTGTGTTTTTAATATTTAAAGCGTCAAACCAGAGTTTCGAGCTCACTTTGTTAAAGCAAAGAATATTTGCTTCTGGTGAGCAACCAAGGTAGGGAAGTCCCATTAGTTCGAAAACTGCTTGGATTTCGCCCGTTTCTCCTGGAGGTCCGTGGATGCAAGGAATCGCGTAGTGGAGTTCTACTTTTTTACTACCTTGTTTCCAGGCAATCTCTCCGGCCCTTCTTAATTCGACTTCTTTTCCTTCTCGGTCTATTCGTCTTCCATCGTGCAAGATTGTTACGTGATAGACATTGTATTGATCATTATCTTTTAAAGAATCATAAATATATTGGGAAGAAATAAGCGAGATGTCGTGCTCTGAGTGACCGCCGCCACAAAGAATGAGGATGTTTTTTTTCATGACACGGGTCCTTGTATCAAAAAAGAAAGGGGAGAGAAGACTCCCCCCTTTTTTAATTAATTTCTAAGCTTTTCTGGCATTTTCTCAGCGTTGAGTTCTTTAAATTTTGTAAAGAGCTCTTCATTCGTAAGAGTTGTTGAACCTTTCTGTCCATGCGCTCTTAAGCTTACTGATTTATTTTCCATTTCACGATCACCAATGACGATCATAAATGGTGTTTTTGACTTTTGAATCTGTCTCGTTTTGTAACCCATAGACTCATTTCTATCGTCTACTTTTACGCGAACTCCTTGGGCATTTAGTTCTTTGCAAAGGCCATTGGCGTATTCGAGGTGGATGTCGTTATTAACTGGTACAATTACTGCTTGCTCTGGTGCTAACCAGAATGGGAAAATACCGGCAACGTGTTCAATGTATACACCAAGAAATCTCTCTAGAGACCCTAGTAATGCTCTGTGAATTACAACTGGTCTTTCGTCTTCACCATCAGCGTTTGTAAAGCTTAGACCAAAGCGCTCTGGAAGTTGGAAATCAAGTTGGATCGTTCCAAGTTGAAAGTACCTTCCAATTGCATCAGATATTTCGATATCAATCTTTGGACCGTAGAAAGCACCATCACCTTCTTTAATGAAGAACTCATGACCAGAAGCTTTTAAAGCTTCTTCTAGGGCATTTTCAGCAGTATCCCAAGTTGCATCATCACCAGATTTTTTCTCTGGTCTTGTCGATAGGTTAACTTTGATATTTGTAAATCCAAAGTGTTCATAACAAACGAAGAACATTTGCATAAGATCTTTGATCTCATCTTGAATCTTATTCAGTGGAAGGAAGATGTGGGCATCATCCTGACAGAATGTACGAACTCTTGTGAGACCTGAAACGGCACCGGCTTTTTCATAGCGATGGAGGCGTCCAAAATCTGCATAACGAAGAGGAAGGTCGCGGTAGCTGTACTTGTAGTGCTTAAACATTAGCATGTGACAAGGACAGTTCATTGGCTTAACTGCATACTCTCTTTCGTCGATATTTGAAAAGTACATATTCTCTTTATAGTGTGCGTAGTGGCCAGATGTGTGCCAAAGCTCACTATCAAGAATTTGTGGTGTGATAACTTCATCATAACCAAATTTACGGTAAAGACGTCTCATAAACTCAACAAGTTCATTATAGACGAAAGCACCTTTTGGCATGAAAAATGGCGATGCTGGAGCAATTTGT from Halobacteriovorax sp. GB3 includes:
- the thrS gene encoding threonine--tRNA ligase, whose product is MAKFDLDTIRHSSAHLMAQAINRLWPKSNVQFGVGPVIENGFYYDVDMDYKLTDEDLVKIEDTMKQIIKEKLPIERKVMSRNEAIDFFKDQGQELKVELISAIAEDEEISCYSQGEFIDLCRGPHVENTSDLPQFFKLLSVAGAYWRGDENNKMLQRVYAACFNDKKQLKAHLNFLEEAKKRDHRKLGKELELFHFEPQIAPASPFFMPKGAFVYNELVEFMRRLYRKFGYDEVITPQILDSELWHTSGHYAHYKENMYFSNIDEREYAVKPMNCPCHMLMFKHYKYSYRDLPLRYADFGRLHRYEKAGAVSGLTRVRTFCQDDAHIFLPLNKIQDEIKDLMQMFFVCYEHFGFTNIKVNLSTRPEKKSGDDATWDTAENALEEALKASGHEFFIKEGDGAFYGPKIDIEISDAIGRYFQLGTIQLDFQLPERFGLSFTNADGEDERPVVIHRALLGSLERFLGVYIEHVAGIFPFWLAPEQAVIVPVNNDIHLEYANGLCKELNAQGVRVKVDDRNESMGYKTRQIQKSKTPFMIVIGDREMENKSVSLRAHGQKGSTTLTNEELFTKFKELNAEKMPEKLRN
- a CDS encoding D-alanine--D-alanine ligase translates to MKKNILILCGGGHSEHDISLISSQYIYDSLKDNDQYNVYHVTILHDGRRIDREGKEVELRRAGEIAWKQGSKKVELHYAIPCIHGPPGETGEIQAVFELMGLPYLGCSPEANILCFNKVSSKLWFDALNIKNTPFLFLDELTTATVQKAHDFFDLHQGAFIKAASQGSSVGCYPVTKKDQLQQYLKKAFELSQYVLVEKTLKARELEIAAFEHNGKLYISHPGEIICPTSFYSFEEKYDEKSHTTTDVEAKNLTINQVEKMREFARKAFTGLKLSDLSRIDFFLTEDGEIFLNEINTFPGMTPISMFPKMMENMGIPFKTYLSERIQSNARS